In the genome of Gaiellales bacterium, the window GCCCGAGTCCTCTGGGGGCCCGCCCGTGGGCGCATGCTCGGCTGGCTGATGGTGCTCGTCACGCTGACCGGCGTGACCCTGAGCGCGAACCGAAACATGGCGGTCGGGCTGGTCGTCGGGCTGGCCGCGGCCGCCCTGGTGACCCGGCAGCGGCACCGGGTGGCCGTGCTGGCCACGACGGTCGCGGCGGTCGTCGCGGCCCTCGTGCTGCTCGCGCAGAGCTCTGCGACGATCGGCTCGAACCCGGTCGTCTCGCGCTTCGCCAGCATCACCAACTACTCCCAGCTGCAGACCCAGACGCTGGACGATCGCTACTACGAGAACGGGATCGCCCTCCAGCGGATCCACGCCCACCCGGTCGGCGGCCTCGGCTGGGGGCCGGACTACGGCGCCTACCTGCTCACGTCCGACTACGGCTTCCTGGTGTCGACGCCGCGCCCGTTCATGCACGAGCAGTACCTGTGGATCTGGATGCGGGCCGGGATCATCGGACTCGGCGCGCTGATCGCGATGCTCGCCTTCGGCATCTGGAACGGGGCGCGCTACTGCCGCGCCCGCCACGGGAGTGACGACGCCTGGCTGGGTGCGGGCGTGGTCGTCGCGGTCGTCGCCCTGGCCGCGAGCTCGAACGTCGCGATCTACCTGACCCCGCCCGACTCGACCGTGCCGCTCGTGGGCGCGCTCGCGCTCGCGGCGCTCCTCCGGCGCGATCTGACCCGAACCTGAGCATGGCGGCAGGGCGGCAGCGAGACGGAGTGGCGGGGACGCCCGAGCCGGATGCGGTGGACGCGCCGGTGGCGGAGGAGACCGACAGCGCGTCGACGATCCGGCGCCGCGGCGCGACCGGCGCGGCGCTCCTGACCGTCCGCGCGGCCGCCGCCCAGGCGGTCGCCTTCGCGGGCACGCTCGTCC includes:
- a CDS encoding O-antigen ligase family protein, with the translated sequence MADLPRALAWPGATIAAAAAAGALVGRGDAKLAVAPAVALVLVLFARVPVAGFVCVLWSVSTAVDLLWPPEVGISSLQFAPGEVLLWLSIGSLVFLPYSLRRTLAVMAVRRESLAVFAFLAAVLGGVAVGMENGASLHDAAFSMRYMLFYAAFWPALVAFAYDRALVIRLICAGVVAVVVLAIAQIVVGPSTHLFLIGSSDLSGAISSDDTGFLRIRPPGLTSVYVVAAFALARVLWGPARGRMLGWLMVLVTLTGVTLSANRNMAVGLVVGLAAAALVTRQRHRVAVLATTVAAVVAALVLLAQSSATIGSNPVVSRFASITNYSQLQTQTLDDRYYENGIALQRIHAHPVGGLGWGPDYGAYLLTSDYGFLVSTPRPFMHEQYLWIWMRAGIIGLGALIAMLAFGIWNGARYCRARHGSDDAWLGAGVVVAVVALAASSNVAIYLTPPDSTVPLVGALALAALLRRDLTRT